The sequence below is a genomic window from Sus scrofa isolate TJ Tabasco breed Duroc unplaced genomic scaffold, Sscrofa11.1 Contig613, whole genome shotgun sequence.
ttggaaGATAGAGGAACAAATTCCTGCCCTGAGGACGCGCTGTCTCCCAGGTCACCGTCCGTCAGAGGGCTGTGAGCTTGTGGCCCAGTCTCCGCAGGGCatccttcacctccttgttccgcagactgtagatgagggggttgaGCACGGGGATGACCAGGGTGTAGAAGACAGAGACCACCTTGCCCTGCTCCATGGACGCCACACCACCTGGCTGGGCATACATGACAAAAAGGGTCCCATAAAAGAGGGACACGGCCGTcatgtgggagccacaggtggagaagagcTTGTGTCTGCCTGCACCTGAGCACATCCTCAGGATGGTCACGGTGATGTAGGCATAGGAGATGAGGACCCCGAGTGTGGTGCCCACGATGATGAGCCCGCAGATGCCAAACAGGACCAGCTTGTTGACAAATGTGTCAGTACAAGTAAGCTGGAGCAGGGGGACCACATCGCAGAAGAAGTGGTCAATGTGgttggagctgcagaaggggaGGCGGAAAGTGAGGATAGCCTGCACCCCAGAGTTGAGGCAGCCTCCACCATAGCAGCCCAGGACCAGGCGGGCACAGGCTGATGGGCACATGGTGATGGGATAGTGCAGGGGGCTGCAGATGGCCAGGAAGCGGTCGTAGGCCATCACGGCCAGGAGAAGAGTCTCAGTCGTGCCCATcatggagaagaagaagaactgggTGGCACATCCCCCAAAGGAGGTGACCTTGGCTGAGGACAGGACGTTGGCCAGGGCCTTGGGGTAGATGACAGATGAGTAGCAcaggtccaggaaggagaggttcttgaggaagaagtacatcgGGGAGTGCAGACGGGCGTCCAGGGTGATGACCACGATCATGGTGAGGTTCCCCAGGACGGCTGCCAAGTACAGGGCCAGGAAGAGGGCAAAGAGCAGGGCCTGGGTCTGCAGACCCCCCTGAAATCCATCCAGCACAAACTCCTGCAGAGGCTTCCCCGAGAGGGTTCCATTTCTGTGATGTGACATGGCCCTGAGCTGGGGACAGGtgcagagagcaggagggaggcagtGCGGGGGAGCAGGTCAAGGTCAGGAGGTCATGTCCTTGGAGCAGGGGGACACTCAGGGCATCTCTGTCCACTTAGCAGGAGGCCACCAGCTGCCACGTCTTCCCTCCAGGTGACCCCGACTGCCCTGCAATGAACACAGTGCCTGGGTTCACTCCTTCACTCGTGTGCTGGGAGCACTTCCGCTGTGGGTGGCTGTGCACAGTCccgctgggggctggggtgtggtACCAGGGGCTTTGCAGGCCTGGGGGTCTGAAGCGTGGCCGTGGCATTGCAGCCTCCTGTCTCCTCCTTCGGGAATGCTGCCGAGGTTCCCCTCTTTGCCCCGGGGTCGAATCCTCCACCTTCTGCCCCGTATTTGACTCTTTATTTACTTCAGAAGTATTTACTCATCCCCTTCTGCCCACCAGGTCGTGGCTGGGTGATGTTCCATCTCTAGGCCAGGCTGGGAGCAGAGCGGGGCAGAGCCCTCAccaggcctgggtgggggcttttctgtctgtctctcctgtgGGCCTCGATCCCCGTCTCAGCTCACTGCCTACAGCCTGGAGCCCCGTGCTATCCATCAGGTGAGTCGAGGACTGGCCAGGCAGGAGTGTTTCCCCGCCTCTGCTGAGAGCAAGCCATGAGGGCTCACTGTATACTTGGCACGACTGCCACCCTGTTCTTCACAGTCTGCTTCCACTCCAAGCCTCCCTGCCTCGTAGCTGACCTTTTCACGGTGAAGGTCATGACTCACCTGAGCCCGCACAGCCAGGACCTACTCTCCCAGGGTCTCCTGAGCCTCTGACCACGTCTGTGCTGGTGGTCCTCAGTGGGGACCGGGGGCCCCTGCCTGTTCCCCGTTCGTTCTGGCTTCTTGTGCAGCGAaggagggtggagagggggcAGCGGAGGGCACCTGGGGTCTCAGTGAGCCTCAGGCTGGTGCTCCAGGTTGAGGAGCAGGAAGCTCTTGGGTCTTGGAGGAAGCAGGGCCTGGAAGGGACTCAGCTCACCTGTTCCCCTAAGTCTTACCTCCTCAGCCGAGCAGTGGGTCAGGTGCCTGTACCTCTGGGTCACGCTGTTGGGGCAGGTGTTCTCTTTGGCAGGCCTGGGGCCCGAGGCCTCAAAGGGCCAATTAGGGGAGACCCGGGCTTCCGAGTGCCTTGGGactccccaccccctgggccCCAGGAATCTGAGGTCCAGTGTTCAGTCCTCCCTGacaagcccccagccccagacagGGAGCCAGAAGCCTGAAGCCCATCAGGGAGCCCGGGGAGCCTACAGGAGAGAAACACAGACAGTGCAGAGGGACCCAGAGCCTCTTCCTGGAAAGGTCTCCCCAGGCAGCAGGTGTGACCTCCTGGTCCACAGCTCTGACTGCTCCTCCCCACGCTCACAGGATGGCATAAGGAGGAAGGCTGGCTCCGAGTTCTGTGCCC
It includes:
- the LOC100524912 gene encoding olfactory receptor 12-like, translated to MRRSVLKLGDRPAKENTCPNSVTQRYRHLTHCSAEELRAMSHHRNGTLSGKPLQEFVLDGFQGGLQTQALLFALFLALYLAAVLGNLTMIVVITLDARLHSPMYFFLKNLSFLDLCYSSVIYPKALANVLSSAKVTSFGGCATQFFFFSMMGTTETLLLAVMAYDRFLAICSPLHYPITMCPSACARLVLGCYGGGCLNSGVQAILTFRLPFCSSNHIDHFFCDVVPLLQLTCTDTFVNKLVLFGICGLIIVGTTLGVLISYAYITVTILRMCSGAGRHKLFSTCGSHMTAVSLFYGTLFVMYAQPGGVASMEQGKVVSVFYTLVIPVLNPLIYSLRNKEVKDALRRLGHKLTAL